Below is a genomic region from Hippea sp. KM1.
GCCGATGCTATTCAGTCCATGCTAAGGAGTGTGCTTGATGGGGAATTTGATCTGGATAGGTGCATGGAGTCGAAGAAGAACAGATTTCTAAGCAGGCTTGAGAGGGCCAAATTGGAGTTAACGCTTCAGCAGGTGGATGTTAAGGTTGATAATAGTGTTAGCGATTTATATACTGTAATACGGGTATACGCCCCGGATAGGGTGGGTCTGGTTTATTACATAACCAAGGTGTTCGCCGAATTTAGGCTACAGGTGGGTATGTTTATTTTGGATACAAAGGGTAATATGGCCGTCGATACATTCTATGTGATTGGTGAGGATTTTAAGAAGATCTATTCGCCAAAGATATTAGAGCTTATAAAGAGTAAGCTATATGAGGTGTTGGCTTGAGAAGGGAGCCCATAAAGGTAGGAGATATAAATAAAGTTGTCCCTATAGGTCAGAAGATCGTTGTCTATCTTGAGGAAGGCAACTTTGAGGGCACATACTCAAGCTATATATACGACATAGACGACAGCGGTATATACATAGCCATGCCCACAAACGAAAAGGGCATTAAGGCCGTTGCCAGGATAAACGACAAGATAGAGATAAGCTTTGTCGATAGAAGGGGCTATAGGATCGGCTTTACATCCCGCCTGATCGATATAATAAAAGAGGGTAATAGGGTTATATACAAGATCGACAAGCCCCAGATGCTGGTTAAGATCGAATTGAGGGAGAATTTCAGGGTTCCTGTCCTTTTGGAGGCTAAATTTTACCTGTTTAAGAAGGGTAAGATAGTCCAGGCCGAGGGCACCATCCTGGATATAAGCGCAGGCGGTGTAAAGCTCTCCACCGAGGTGGAGTTGGAGGTCAGGGATAGGGTGCTTTTGGAATTCAGCCTGGGTGAGTATAAATTGGAAGAGGTCGAGGCTGAGGTTGTAAGGAAGGCTATAACCGGTGAGAAGGGCATAAACCATTACGGTTTAAGGTTTACCGATTTAAGCAAGGATCAGGAGGATAAGATCATAAAGTTCTGCATATCCAAGCAGGTTGAGATGGCAAGAAAGATGAAGGGGCTTGAATAAGTGGATTTAGATAGACTGAGAAGCGCCAGGGTTGCTGTTGTTGGGGATTTGATCTGCGATAAGTATGTGATGGGAAGGGTTGAGAGGATCTCACCCG
It encodes:
- a CDS encoding flagellar brake protein; the encoded protein is MRREPIKVGDINKVVPIGQKIVVYLEEGNFEGTYSSYIYDIDDSGIYIAMPTNEKGIKAVARINDKIEISFVDRRGYRIGFTSRLIDIIKEGNRVIYKIDKPQMLVKIELRENFRVPVLLEAKFYLFKKGKIVQAEGTILDISAGGVKLSTEVELEVRDRVLLEFSLGEYKLEEVEAEVVRKAITGEKGINHYGLRFTDLSKDQEDKIIKFCISKQVEMARKMKGLE